The sequence below is a genomic window from Nitrospirota bacterium.
AAGGATAAGGAGCTGCTTCGTTAAACCGTACATAACAGTCGATCACTTTCTCCGTTCATATTGCGATGAGTCACCTGCTTGTGACTCCCGTAGCCCTGTGCCGACGTACGTCAACTGATCCAGCCGATCACCGAAGCCTGGCCGGATCAGACGTCGCTGCGCTCGTCCCTTATGCGATGCCCCCGGCATGGGTATTCGACGACGATTGCTGCGGACGCATTTGACTGCCTTCACTTATGTAAGCTGCTGCGTAGGTGAAATACGGCGCATACTCCATTTCCACCTGCGTCAAGATGATGGCTGCGGCACCAGGAATCTCACCAATCGTCCCCAATGCCTTCTTGGCAACATCCTGACTTGTTCCGCTGGCGCGAACTACGAATGTCATCATGTCCGCCATGCCGCTGAGGATGTTCACGTCCGCCAATGGCATCACCGGAGGCCCGTCCAAAATCACATAGTCGTAGCGTGTCTTGAGCTCCGGCAATATTTTCTTCACGTACTGAATGCCCGATAGGCCTACGGGCCGGACCGTGGGAGATCCCGATGACAAGACCCAGAGCGGCACACCGTCACACTGACGGATACAGTTCTCAAGAATCTCACTCCCATGAAGCACATCGCCCAAGCCAGGCCCTGCAGAAAACTCCATATACTCGTGCACCATCGGGCGTTTAAAATCGCAATCGATCAGCAACGTGGACTTGCCGAGATCATGGGCAAGAATATAGGCGAGATTGACTGCCGTCGTGGTCTTGCCTTCGCCCATCACACTGCTGGTGACAAGCGTCACCACATTTTTGGTTTCAGTGGTCATGAGAATTAATCGTGTGGCCGCCACTCGGTACTGCTCAACCATCAACGAGGCGGGCCCCCACTTCGCGATCAAATGGAATTTCGGCGGTAGGCCACCGCCGGAATTCAGAGACCCCCTCTTGCTGTAGGTGAATCTGGCGCCACGCTTTGGAAGCCCAAGGTAGGATGGGGCATCGCCGACGGCACCTATGGGCATGACGGGACCGGCCAGCAATGCACGTGACTGCACCATGCCGATTCCACTCATCGCACTCGAAAAGGAAGGAATAGAGGCGATCACGGGAAGGCCGAGGTAATCTTCAGCTTCCTCAGGTCGGCGGAACCCGATTTTCATCATTTCCATTCCAGTGGCCGAGCCGAACCCGAGAAGACAGCCCACCGCAAGGCCACCAAGTAGAAAATGCAATAGCGTCGGCGGTTCTTGCACCTCTGGGTAGTTGGCAGGCTCGATGATCCGATACTGTTCACCGAACTGCCGATTCTCATAGTTCTCTAAAATTCTGGCATTCGTGCGCTTATCCAGAAGAGATTGATAGCCTTTTTGCATATTCTCATAGTCTCTGAGCAGCACGGCTAACCCCTGTTCCGTAATGGGCATGCGCTGGATACGCGCCTCAAGCTCGTTGATCTGCCGACTAACATGGGCATGCTTTTCCTTCAGAAAACTTATTTCGCTTTTCACTTCGCTACGCTCTTTCATCAGCTCTCGCACATACGGATCGGTTGGCCTGTGGGCGACCCCGCCATTGCCCCCGACTTTCCCTGCGGCCGGCTCAGCCACAGTAGGCTGACTCACATCACCATGTGGCGCTGACTCCAACCTACGGATCTCTTCCTTCAGATACACCGCGTCCGGATAGTTGTCCTTGTATGTGCCAAGAAGTTCGTTCAACTTTTGTTTCAGTTCCCGAAGTCGTATGGCCTGTAAATCAATCGGCCTGGCATCTCCCCCCCGTCCTTCCCGAGCAAATGGAACGATTACAGCCGGGCCAAGATCAGATGCTTCCTTGATCGACTTTTCTAGCCCGGCAAGCTGCTCTTCCTTCTTATTTAATGCTTCAGATGAATTTGTGAGGTCAGTCTGTAATCGGTCGATGGTGCGCAGATTGGCCTCCATCTGCTGCGGCAGTTCTCCCATATGAATTCTTTTGAAATCCGAGATCGCACGTTCTTTGGCGTCAAGCTCTCCTTTTACCCGTTCAAGCTCAATGGAGAGAAATTGCGTGGTGGTTTCCACGATGCCCTCACGGCGCTTCAGGCTGTCCTCATGCAGCTTGGTAGCCAATAGAGCCGCCACCGCTTGAGCCATGAAGGGGTCTGGATTGACGTACGATACCGCCACCCCCACACCGTCTTTCGGCTTGCCAAATGTCACAGCCTTGCGAAGTCTTTTCATCAGCTGGTCAGGAGATACTGTCTCTGCATCGGGGTACGGCTTCAGCGTCTCAAGAACCGGCACGAGAATGGACTTGTTCGTAAGTCCCATTGCGATCTGCTGCATAACCACACCCGTTGGGTCCTCGTTGTACCGTCCCTCTGGTCCTTGCGATAACCCCTTGACGTACTCTTTCGCAATCCTCGGGTTATCAATCGTCATGACGACAGTCGACTTGAAAGTCTTCGGAAAGAATTTCCACGCCACATATCCCAACGCCACGCACAAAACCATGCTGGCGAGGATCCACCACTTTCGCTTGAATGACACTCTAAGGAGATCTTCTGGAGTGATCGTTTGAATCGTCATGGGTAATCCCTATGCTGGTGAACTAAGAGGCCTGGGCCAGGCTCAGCTGGACCAGATGGCGTTCGATCAGGAACTCCTACCCCCCGAACGACTGATTAGTATGCGAATAACTACAGGTCGGGCCTCCCATGCCGCCCCCCGCGCCCCCGATCCTCTGCGCCTCGCTGACGGCCACCACCCCGAGCGAACTTGCCAGGACTATCCCTGCCAGAAGGAGATGTCCCGCCCTGTCGGCCACCTACGGCACCACGATGACATCGCCTGACCTGAGATAAAAATTGCCGACAGCGGCATGACCCTTCACGATATCGTCATAGTGAACCGGAATCTCGATCTGATGTTTCACGCTGGCCCCCTCTGACGTCGCACGCAGGACCTTAATCTGGTTTTTCTTGGCAAAGGGCGTAAACCCGCCGCCCAGCGAAATACCTTGCATGACGTTGGCATATGACTTCAGAGAATACTTGCCAGGCTTCGGCACCTCCCCCAATACATAGATGAAATAGCTATTCACTTCTTTCAGCTGGACGGACACAATGGGAGATGCCATGTACTCTGTTAATCGATCGGCAATGCGCTTCGCGAGGCTATTAGCCGTCAGATTCGCAGCGGGCACATCGCCGATCAACGGCATCGAGATCATGCCATCTGGACGAATCGCCACTTCTCGAGAAAGATCCTGGTTTTTCCAGACCGTCACGACCAGCACGTCTTCCGGGCCCAAGAGAAACTCACTGGGCGCAACCATATCGACTTTGTAATTCACCTGCTCTTCTACGCAGCCGGCCGCGCCGCAGGCTAGTAGCACAACGAGGAAGCAACTTGTAACGAAACGCATCAGATTCCTCCTTCTCAAGAGACCCTGTCAGCTATTTCCTATCCCCGACTGGTTCAGCTGAACATGTACTAGAGCGCCACTACTGGCCTGGGATAACCACCATCGATTCAGACGGCACGACGATCGTATCGCCAGGCTTCAGTTCAATGTTCTGACCAGTTCCATCCCGCAAGACAATGTCGTCATAACTTGCCTTGATTTTCATCAACGGTTCCCCATCCTTGGCAAAACGGAAAATGACGATCTTGTTCCTGGACGCCACAGGGGTAAGCCCGCTCGCCAGCGTGATGGCCTGAAGCAAGGTCGTCTTACTCTTCAACGGATAGCGACCAGGCTTAGCCACTTCACCCAACACAAAAATGGCATAGCTATTCACCTCTTTCACTACAATAGATACCGTAGGATTTTCCATGTATGACTTCAACCGAGTAGAAATTTCCTCGGTCAATTGCGCGCTGGTTCGGCTGACCGCGGCCACGTCCCCGATCAATGGCAAAGAAATTTTTCCATCGGGGCGCACTTGCACCGTCTTAGAAAGATCCAAGTTTTTCCACACGGTGATGTCCAGCACGTCTTCCGGTCCAATGATGTAGTCTGTCGTCACGATCAGCGACGACTTCTCGTGTGAGGAATCACGGGTCGGATTTACGACAGGTGCTGTCGATTGCCCCAACGCCGGCGTAGCCAGCACGGCTGCCAGACCCATTATTGAAAGAGCACGCATCCCGATAATCATGAGCACCGCCTTGTGATTCAGTTCACATCTTCCGTTTTGCCAAGATACCTGCATCGCCATTCCGTTCCGCAGTCCATATATAGCGTGGGGCGGTCATGAAGAATATTCCCTCTCCGAGGGGTATCCCCCTCAGAAGTTGCCGGGAGTCTCCTTCATCCGACTCGGTGCCATCACATCCGCTAGAGTCCGTCATCTAGAGCAAGCGCGCCCCCCATCGCGGCTAACATTTTCAGAGTCACCTCAAATCCAGGCCGGATAGGTGCCCGCAAGTTCTGCGCGTGCGTCTTGAGCGTATGAACACTCTATGGCTTCCCCTTCTGGGGGGGCTACCCCCTACAAAGTAGGACTCTCCACTAGGCGCCGGACATCTCCTTTCATTTTAAGAACAGCGCGTCTTGATGCTCATTAGACGTCGCGATCTTTAAAATGAATCAGGAGACCCGAAGTCCGTTGAACTCTGAACAATGAATTACGCGCAGAGGCTTCCGCGTTTCCCGTAACCAAAGACGCCTCTGTGCAGAGTGGCCTGCAGCAGGGGACAGGCTAAGGCAGGATGGAAGGCACTCTTTGGCAAGCCGGCTCACAGGCAGCATCGCTGGAGGGGTAATGTCTGCCCTAACTATTATTGAGGGACCTTGCGCTGCAGAAGGAAGCGCGCATGAGGAGGTATTGCACTCAAACCTTAGCCGGGTATGGTGTCACGTGCTGAGAGGGGTTGAGCCGGTATGTCGCGTATTCTGGGGTCAATCACAACCGAACAAGACGAGCCGCTCAAATCCTCCACAACCTTGCTGACTACGTTGGTTGCAGTGCCCTCGCGGGCTTATCCACGAATCACTACGATGCAACCATCCCTATGCTCATCGCCCAGAGCCCGATGAACAACACCATCGAGACTCCTACGTACAACATGGCATCGATCATGGTGTTCCCCTTCCAACTTTGCGAGCGTGGCGCCTTGACCTTCAAGAAATGGCCGGGATTTTCACGAGCATGACAAATAGCCTTGTTGTCGGCTCCTGCCTTAAAACATGAACCTCAATCCAACAAAGTGCATCCCAACCCCACCGGGCTTGCCCAACGGCAACCTTTTCGTCCAGCGCACTTCAGCGAGGGTCGGCGTACCAGCCAGCAAAATTGGGGTAGGCACATAAACCTTTAATACCTGCGTAACCTCCGGGGACTGGTCCATCAAGAGCAACATCCCTCCGCTGCTGATGTTCAGTGAGAGTGCCTGCCCACTTTGGGTCGACATGGGCAAGGCTCTGGGTGGCCCTGTCATCTCGTACCGTATCTCTCTGATGAGAGCCGCCCGCTCGCTGTGACTTTTCTGAGAATCTACAATCGGCCACTCCCACTCTGTCTGTCCCACGTCGCGCCTCCTCTGTTCCATAAAAATATCTCCGCTCACTTTGTTAGGTCGGCTCAAGATTTTCTATCTGAGTACCATGCCATGGCATGGAAGACTGAACCAAAATAGTCAGCGCCTTCCCCTGATTGTGTTTCACACTATAGGTTGGGTGAGAAGTAGAGACAATACCGAGGACGTAGGCTTTGCTCCTCCTAAGTGTGGGTGTTGATTCTCCCTAAAATGGTTGACTCCCCTAAAAGGGTTAGATAGTATTTCCACTCTGAAGTTTCATTTCTTCTTTGAGCGTGATGCATTCAGAACACGGCGGATCATTTAGCATTGTTCCATTAACGACTGCGAAAGTATTCCTCCAACCATGAATGATTCGTCGCCCCTTGTAGATCCAACAGACAATCTCGCCGATCAGCGCGTGGGTTCAGGTATTATTGTCCTTTCAGCTTCCATGCAACTCCTCCATATGAACCGTCAGGCTTCAGAATTGTCAAAACTCATCAACGCGGCTGAACAAACTCAATCGAACCGGAAGTCCGGACATGGAGTCCTGCCGACCGCATTGACAGAACTCTGCGGAGAAATCATCAAAGCCCTCCATGTGCGCACCGAAGCAAAAGACTGGGAACAATTCGAGATCAAGCGTGTGGCTGGAAATCCTGAAAAACCAATCCTGCTGCGGGGGTTTGGCTTACCGGATCGAGGCGGGGTTCAGCATGCAAGACTCGTCGTCACATTGGAAGAGTTAGCCAGACGACAACAACTGAATACCGACCAAGCCAGGGAAAAGTTTCAGTTAACGAATCGCGAACAATCCGTTATTGAACATCTGGCCAAGGGATGGACGAACAAAGAGATCGCAAACGCTCTTGAGATTACTGAACAGACTGTCAAAGAACACATTAAACACATCATGCGGAAAACCAACTCTACGACCAGGACAGGAATCCTCGTTCACGTCTTCAATTCGTAATCTGCATCAATACCTGTGTCGCAAATACCATAGTGCGCGAAATACAACACAGCGGCTCATTCCGAGTCGCTATATAACTCATTGCAAATCAATGACTTATATAGCGATGCTCTGGCCTGTCGATTGCACTGTTGGTTCAGTACAGATGCATTGATGGTTGTGATTCTGAACTGATGTAAGACAAATTGAGGACAGAGGCCATATGAAGACCCTGCGCGTAGTTGTGGTAAGTGTTCTGGTTTCCCTGGCTGGGTTTCAGCTAGAACAACCGGTACAGGCAGCCTCAATTGACAACGGAAGCTTCATGAGCCTGTGGAATATCTATTCTCATTGCCAAGCCACCAGCGATTTCGCCCAACTAAGAGAGAATGCGTTGACCCTGACTAAGGCGGCTAACCATTCGCTCACCGAGGAAGGCTTTATTCTCCCCCTGCCAAACAAGCTTGAAGAGCTTGTATCCACTCCAGCTGCCAG
It includes:
- a CDS encoding AAA family ATPase, with product MTIQTITPEDLLRVSFKRKWWILASMVLCVALGYVAWKFFPKTFKSTVVMTIDNPRIAKEYVKGLSQGPEGRYNEDPTGVVMQQIAMGLTNKSILVPVLETLKPYPDAETVSPDQLMKRLRKAVTFGKPKDGVGVAVSYVNPDPFMAQAVAALLATKLHEDSLKRREGIVETTTQFLSIELERVKGELDAKERAISDFKRIHMGELPQQMEANLRTIDRLQTDLTNSSEALNKKEEQLAGLEKSIKEASDLGPAVIVPFAREGRGGDARPIDLQAIRLRELKQKLNELLGTYKDNYPDAVYLKEEIRRLESAPHGDVSQPTVAEPAAGKVGGNGGVAHRPTDPYVRELMKERSEVKSEISFLKEKHAHVSRQINELEARIQRMPITEQGLAVLLRDYENMQKGYQSLLDKRTNARILENYENRQFGEQYRIIEPANYPEVQEPPTLLHFLLGGLAVGCLLGFGSATGMEMMKIGFRRPEEAEDYLGLPVIASIPSFSSAMSGIGMVQSRALLAGPVMPIGAVGDAPSYLGLPKRGARFTYSKRGSLNSGGGLPPKFHLIAKWGPASLMVEQYRVAATRLILMTTETKNVVTLVTSSVMGEGKTTTAVNLAYILAHDLGKSTLLIDCDFKRPMVHEYMEFSAGPGLGDVLHGSEILENCIRQCDGVPLWVLSSGSPTVRPVGLSGIQYVKKILPELKTRYDYVILDGPPVMPLADVNILSGMADMMTFVVRASGTSQDVAKKALGTIGEIPGAAAIILTQVEMEYAPYFTYAAAYISEGSQMRPQQSSSNTHAGGIA
- a CDS encoding polysaccharide biosynthesis/export family protein encodes the protein MRFVTSCFLVVLLACGAAGCVEEQVNYKVDMVAPSEFLLGPEDVLVVTVWKNQDLSREVAIRPDGMISMPLIGDVPAANLTANSLAKRIADRLTEYMASPIVSVQLKEVNSYFIYVLGEVPKPGKYSLKSYANVMQGISLGGGFTPFAKKNQIKVLRATSEGASVKHQIEIPVHYDDIVKGHAAVGNFYLRSGDVIVVP
- a CDS encoding polysaccharide biosynthesis/export family protein; this translates as MGLAAVLATPALGQSTAPVVNPTRDSSHEKSSLIVTTDYIIGPEDVLDITVWKNLDLSKTVQVRPDGKISLPLIGDVAAVSRTSAQLTEEISTRLKSYMENPTVSIVVKEVNSYAIFVLGEVAKPGRYPLKSKTTLLQAITLASGLTPVASRNKIVIFRFAKDGEPLMKIKASYDDIVLRDGTGQNIELKPGDTIVVPSESMVVIPGQ
- a CDS encoding PilZ domain-containing protein, with product MGQTEWEWPIVDSQKSHSERAALIREIRYEMTGPPRALPMSTQSGQALSLNISSGGMLLLMDQSPEVTQVLKVYVPTPILLAGTPTLAEVRWTKRLPLGKPGGVGMHFVGLRFMF
- a CDS encoding response regulator transcription factor, whose translation is MNDSSPLVDPTDNLADQRVGSGIIVLSASMQLLHMNRQASELSKLINAAEQTQSNRKSGHGVLPTALTELCGEIIKALHVRTEAKDWEQFEIKRVAGNPEKPILLRGFGLPDRGGVQHARLVVTLEELARRQQLNTDQAREKFQLTNREQSVIEHLAKGWTNKEIANALEITEQTVKEHIKHIMRKTNSTTRTGILVHVFNS